One stretch of Cryptosporangium aurantiacum DNA includes these proteins:
- a CDS encoding phytoene desaturase family protein gives MPTYDVVVIGAGAAGLTAGALLAKEGRRVVVLDRSPHLGGRAMAVPDEGFTVNLGGHLVEDGGSGLTKVFEHVGKELVHGEVSNDMPIWQNGAGWGSIRDRYTDRTELKKVIKALVNTPYEALDDWDDRSLREWIRQYTDDQGVVDLFEFISVLECMTDNWYDHSASDNLYVRKMHFEERNTAAYSFWPGQGWDGLWRDLADALVEHGGELRLGTSVERVVIENGEVKGVAIGRQPRVMPNEFFEEEILEAPAVISTLPVWTVLNVVPRSALPEWYASQIEFLAQDKFRIAWLGLYLATEEPVTRFDPRELATWTATPSTSCSGFMFDQSAMDPSCSPPGTHLHVMGAIIPGAKGRDREWCRATMEAFERDLTTMWPGFANAVWRRRHLVFEPSFGVIQMPGLVGRYRPHWRAPNVDGLWFASETFRSRGVGTDRAARAALTCVEDYLGRRLTTFGDGWRY, from the coding sequence CCGGACGAGGGGTTCACCGTCAACCTCGGCGGGCACCTCGTGGAGGACGGCGGCTCCGGCCTGACCAAGGTCTTCGAGCACGTGGGCAAGGAACTGGTCCACGGCGAGGTCAGCAACGACATGCCGATCTGGCAGAACGGGGCCGGCTGGGGCTCGATCCGGGACCGCTACACCGACCGGACCGAGCTCAAAAAGGTCATCAAGGCCCTGGTCAACACCCCGTACGAGGCGCTCGACGACTGGGACGACCGTTCGCTGCGGGAGTGGATCCGGCAGTACACCGACGACCAGGGTGTGGTCGACCTGTTCGAGTTCATCTCCGTCCTCGAATGCATGACCGACAACTGGTACGACCACTCCGCGAGCGACAACCTCTACGTCCGCAAGATGCACTTCGAGGAGCGCAACACCGCCGCGTACTCGTTCTGGCCGGGGCAGGGCTGGGACGGCCTGTGGCGCGACCTCGCCGACGCGCTCGTCGAGCACGGCGGTGAACTGCGGCTCGGGACCTCGGTCGAGCGCGTCGTGATCGAGAACGGCGAGGTCAAGGGCGTCGCGATCGGCCGGCAGCCGCGGGTGATGCCGAACGAGTTCTTCGAGGAGGAGATCCTGGAGGCGCCGGCGGTCATCTCCACGCTGCCGGTCTGGACCGTCCTGAACGTCGTGCCGCGCAGCGCGTTACCCGAGTGGTACGCGTCGCAGATCGAGTTCCTCGCGCAGGACAAGTTCCGCATCGCCTGGCTCGGCCTCTACCTCGCGACCGAGGAGCCGGTCACCCGGTTCGATCCGCGCGAGCTGGCGACGTGGACCGCCACGCCGTCGACGTCCTGCTCCGGGTTCATGTTCGACCAGTCCGCGATGGACCCGTCGTGCTCGCCGCCCGGGACCCACCTGCACGTCATGGGGGCGATCATCCCCGGCGCCAAGGGCCGGGACCGGGAGTGGTGCCGGGCCACGATGGAGGCGTTCGAGCGCGACCTCACGACGATGTGGCCGGGGTTCGCGAACGCGGTCTGGCGGCGTCGCCACCTCGTCTTCGAGCCGTCGTTCGGCGTGATCCAGATGCCCGGGCTGGTCGGGCGCTACCGGCCGCACTGGCGCGCCCCGAACGTCGACGGCCTGTGGTTCGCCAGCGAGACGTTCCGCAGCCGTGGCGTCGGCACCGACCGCGCGGCCCGTGCCGCGCTGACCTGCGTCGAGGACTACCTGGGCCGACGTCTCACCACCTTCGGCGACGGATGGCGATACTGA